The following coding sequences lie in one Panicum virgatum strain AP13 chromosome 6N, P.virgatum_v5, whole genome shotgun sequence genomic window:
- the LOC120677535 gene encoding uncharacterized protein LOC120677535: MGGGVMRTAAKVGIAGGAAAAAAAKGGRFRHAAPAFATAPAGAEAAPLVSAGGAEAPPAAAQWAASWEVDDWEFADWRDDAAAVAVAEREAAAKPRLVFAPPSREEAEEATTELRDAIERAYFNESPVEVVKEQDKEINKLATDAIIPSMPGHVVQAFTLLKSSPEAQSVVASLASDRNVWDAVLKNEKVMEFYKTHQTTLVQTFPEEVATGESPEKFEDAASENASAASPFADFVDNAKKTVMDVIDNITHFFQDLFGHPTGAQAGAGSSAEKGPSVGEMAVGGSFMALTIAVILVVLFKRA, translated from the exons ATGGGGGGAGGAGTCATGCGCACCGCCGCGAAGGTCGGCATcgcggggggcgccgccgcggcggcggcggccaagggcGGCCGGttccgccacgccgcgccggcctTCGCCACGGCCCCCGCGGGCGCCGAGGCCGCGCCGCTGGTCTCCGCCGGGGGCGCCGAGGcgccccccgcggcggcgcagtgggCGGCGTCCTGGGAGGTGGACGACTGGGAGTTCGCGGACTGGAGGGACGACGCGGCGGCCGTCGCGGTGGCGGAGAGGGAGGCGGCCGCGAAGCCCAGGCTGGTcttcgcgccgccgtcgagggaggaggccgaggaggccaCCACGGAACTCAGGGACGCCATAGAGAG GGCTTATTTCAATGAGTCGCCAGTCGAGGTTGTTAAGGAACAGGATAAAGAGATCAATAAGCTGGCAACGGATGCAATAATTCCTTCTATGCCCGGACATGTAGTCCAGGCATTTACACTGCTGAAATCAAGCCCTGAGGCTCAG AGTGTTGTCGCCTCCCTTGCATCAGATAGAAATGTCTGGGATGCTGTATTGAAGAATGAGAAGGTTATGGAATTTTACAAGACTCACCAGACAA CTCTAGTTCAGACATTCCCTGAGGAAGTTGCCACCGGAGAATCACCTGAGAAGTTTGAAGATGCTGCCTCAGAAAATGCATCCGCCGCTTCACCTTTCGCAGACTTTGTGGACAACGCAAAGAAGACAGTGATGGATGTCATCGATAATATTACCCACTTCTTCCAGGACTTGTTCGGTCACCCGACGGGGGCCCAGGCTGGGGCAGGCTCATCAGCTGAGAAGGGGCCTTCTGTAGGAGAGATGGCTGTTGGCGGTTCCTTCATGGCTCTAACCATAGCAGTCATCCTAGTAGTTCTGTTCAAGAGGGCATGA
- the LOC120677534 gene encoding mRNA cap guanine-N7 methyltransferase 1: MNKRPRDDPSSSFASAPKRPYGAGSGYGAQQGYSEERSSARRVADHYSARSNQTLEERENSPIIHLKKLNNWIKSVLIQLYTRPGDCVLDLACGKGGDLIKWDKAKVGYYVGVDIAEGSIKDCMTRYNGDTDQQRRKKFSFPARLICTDCYEARLDEYLYEDAPFDICSCQFALHYSWSTEARARQALANVSALLRPGGIFIGTMPDANVIIKRLRESEGLEFGNSVYWISFSEEYAEKKFPASRPFGIKYKFHLEDAVDCPEWVVPFHLFKLLAEEYDLELVLMKNFHEFVHEYLQKPEFTELMRRLGALGDGRHDQSTLSQDEWEVSYLYLAFVLRKRGQPPSQRRSSNANRGKMFLNEGDIEFLGI; the protein is encoded by the exons ATGAACAAGCGGCCCCGCGACGACCCGTCCTCCTCCTTCGCCTCCGCGCCCAAGCGCCCCTACGGCGCAG GCAGCGGGTATGGCGCGCAGCAGGGCTACTCGGAGGAGCGGAGCAGCGCGCGGCGGGTGGCGGACCACTACAGCGCGCGCTCCAACCAGACGCTCGAGGAGCGCGAGAACAGCCCCATCATCCACCTCAAGAAGCTCAACAACTGG ATAAAGAGTGTTCTGATCCAGCTATACACACGCCCAGGCGACTGCGTGCTCGATCTTGCTTGCGGGAAG GGAGGTGATTTGATAAAGTGGGACAAAGCCAAGGTTGGCTATTATGTGGGGGTTGATATTGCCGAAGGCTCG ATAAAGGATTGCATGACTCGCTACAATGGTGATACAGATCAACAGCGCAGGAAGAAGTTCAGTTTTCCTGCGCGACTTATTTGCACTGATTGTTATGAG GCTCGTCTTGATGAGTATTTATATGAGGATGCCCCATTTGACATATGTAGCTGTCAG TTCGCTTTACATTATTCATGGTCAACTGAAGCACGCGCTAGACAAGCCTTGGCAAATGTGTCTGCATTGCTTCGCCCTGGAGGCATTTTTATTGGGACAATGCCTGATGCTAACGTCATTATCAAAAGGCTTCGAGAAT CTGAAGGGTTGGAATTTGGGAACAGTGTTTATTGGATTAGCTTTAGTGAAGAGTATGCTGAGAAG AAATTCCCTGCATCCAGGCCTTTTGGTATCAAGTACAAGTTTCACTTAGAG GATGCTGTCGATTGTCCAGAATGGGTTGTTCCATTCCATCTCTTCAAATTACTGGCAGAAGAG TATGATCTCGAGCTGGTTCTGATGAAGAACTTCCATGAATTTGTACACGAGTACTTGCAAAAGCCAGAGTTTACTGAACTGATGCGGAGGCTAGGTGCCCTTGGTGATGGAAGGCATGACCAAA GTACACTGTCCCAGGATGAGTGGGAAGTCTCATATCTCTATCTTGCTTTTGTCCTGCGGAAG CGAGGGCAACCGCCTAGCCAACGGAGATCCAGCAATGCAAACAGAGGCAAGATGTTCCTCAATGAGGGCGATATCGAGTTCCTCGGGATATAG